In the Chromobacterium sp. ATCC 53434 genome, CGCTGGTCGTTCTGCGCGGCGCCGTTCCATTCCTTCAGTTCGGCCGGCAGATTCTTCAGCGCCGCCACCAGGTCTATGCCGGTCAGCGCGCCGTTGTTCAGGCTGAACGAGGCGTCGCCGTTCAGCGTGCTGCGCAATTCGGCGAACGATTTGCCGTCGGCGCTGATGTCTATCTTGCCGTTGCCCTTGCCGTCCAGCCGGCTGAAGTTGAACAGGTCCACCAGCAGCGGGCGTATCTTCATGCCCTGCAAGGTCTGCTTGACCTGCAGATGGGGGGCGTCGCGCCGGCTCAGCGACGCGTCGCCTTGCAGACGGCCGTCGTAGATGTCGGCCGACATCTGGTCCAGTTCGACGGCGCGCGGATTGATGCGCACATTGCTGCTGATGTGGTTGATGCGGAAGCGGCCCATCGCCAGCTCGCCTATCGCCACCTTGCCGTTCAGGTCGAAGAAATCCAGCCAGTCCAGCGGGATCTCGTTGGTGTTCTGGAAGATGGCCACCGGATCGCCCTGGGTTTCCGGCAGATAGCGGTTCAGGTCCAGCTTGCCGATGTTCAGCGTGGCTTCGTGGCGCGGCTTGATCAGGCCGTACTGGCTCAGCGTGGCGGAAACGTCGGAACCGTCCAGCTTGCCGGCGACGCGCAGATTGAAGCGCGGCTCGTCGACGTCGCCGTCCAGCGCGCCCTCCATGCTGGCCACCAGCCTGCCGCGCGGCAGCGCCGGCGTGGTGATGGTGCTGGTCAGCTTCAACGGCTCCATCCTGAGCTGGTTCATTGCCGCCAGCGAGAACGGCGCGTTCAGCTTGACGTTGACCCGGGTGTCGCCGGCCAGCCAGTTGAATTCGCCGTCCAGCTTGTCGGCGTACAGGCCGCCCTCGCTCAGCTTCAGATTGTCCAGCGCCGCCTGCAGCTGGTACTGGCTGCGGGCGTAGCTGAGCTTGGCGCTGATGGTGCCGGACGGCATCGTCAGCTCGCGCAGGCTGGCGTTGATCTGCGGCAGCGCCAGCTTCACTTCGCTGCTCGGACGCTCGCTGCTGAAGCTGACGGTCACGTCGCTGCCGGTGGCCTGCAGCGAGGCGAAGTTCAGCTTGTACTGGCCGGCGATGGTCAGCTTGGTTTCGCCCAGGCCCTGGATGTTGCTGATCGCCACCGCTTCCAGCTGCGGCAGGCTGACCTGGTCGTCCTGGATGGCCAGCGGGGTGTTCAGCGCCAGCCGCACCGGCCGCTTGTCGTCGTCCAGGATGGCGCCGGCGCTGACGCTGGCGGTGCCCAGCAGGCCGTCCGCGTCCAGGCTGATGCTGGATAAGCGCTTGTCGGTGCGGGTCGGCTGGTCGGACAGCAGCAGCGTGCCTTCGCGTATGCGCAATTGGTCCAGCTTGACGCTGTAGCCTTCCTGGCTGCGGTGCTGGAACAGGTCCGCGATATTGAGCCGGCCGTCCAGGCTGCGGCTGATGTTGACGCTGGGGCCGTACAGCTCGACCGCCTTGATTTCGCGGGTGCCGAACAACAGTGGCATCCAGGCCAGCGACACGCGCAGCAGTTCTACGCGGGCGAACACGTCCGACTTGCCGGCCTCGCTGACGCTGACTTTCTCTATGTCTATGCCGGGGGAGGGAAAGACCGCCGGTGTGATGCGGCCGTCGATGTGGACGACGCGGCCGTTATTTTGCAGCGCGCGCACCAGGCTGCCGCGCACGGCGGCCTCGTCGAATTGCCAGTAGATCAGGGCGCGGATCAATACCAGCAGCAGGACCACGGCCACGGCGCCGTAGGTCGCAATTCTTAGCCACAGCCGGCCTGAGTTCAATTTCATCTGATATCGCTCGGAGAGGCCATGCATGAAGGATTTTTTGGGAGGCGGGAAGCAGGTGGAGCGGGTGAAGGGAATCGAACCCTCGTCGTAAGCTTGGGAAGCTTCTGCTCTACCATTGAGCTACACCCGCGCGCTTCGCTAGAGCGGGAGAATGTAGCCGGTTTCGCCGGGCTTGGCAAGGTTTTGCGATGCAGCAAAAGCACCGGGCCGACGAGGTTTTGCCGGCCGCCGCCGCGATGGTCCGGCTAAGTGACTGAGCGGGAAAGAAAGTCGCGCGCCGGCGCTCGGCGTCAACCGGCGGATGGCGGCGCCGGCTTGTTGAAAACATTTTTACCAGTTCATTCATGATGACATTGGACTGTCATCGGCATATGCTAGCGGTCCCGTCGTGCTGAAACGGCGGGCGGCGGGACGCGTGGGGCGCGTGCCGTACCATAAAGAACCGCGCGCTGGGCGGACCCGGCGGCGATCACGGCTTGAGGAATGAGGGGGAGGCGACCAGGGGGTCGACAATCTTGTTTCGGGATCATGCTGAAAATGCGCAAGTTATTGCAAGAAGTGCTGTTGTGTCTGGCGC is a window encoding:
- a CDS encoding AsmA family protein; translation: MKLNSGRLWLRIATYGAVAVVLLLVLIRALIYWQFDEAAVRGSLVRALQNNGRVVHIDGRITPAVFPSPGIDIEKVSVSEAGKSDVFARVELLRVSLAWMPLLFGTREIKAVELYGPSVNISRSLDGRLNIADLFQHRSQEGYSVKLDQLRIREGTLLLSDQPTRTDKRLSSISLDADGLLGTASVSAGAILDDDKRPVRLALNTPLAIQDDQVSLPQLEAVAISNIQGLGETKLTIAGQYKLNFASLQATGSDVTVSFSSERPSSEVKLALPQINASLRELTMPSGTISAKLSYARSQYQLQAALDNLKLSEGGLYADKLDGEFNWLAGDTRVNVKLNAPFSLAAMNQLRMEPLKLTSTITTPALPRGRLVASMEGALDGDVDEPRFNLRVAGKLDGSDVSATLSQYGLIKPRHEATLNIGKLDLNRYLPETQGDPVAIFQNTNEIPLDWLDFFDLNGKVAIGELAMGRFRINHISSNVRINPRAVELDQMSADIYDGRLQGDASLSRRDAPHLQVKQTLQGMKIRPLLVDLFNFSRLDGKGNGKIDISADGKSFAELRSTLNGDASFSLNNGALTGIDLVAALKNLPAELKEWNGAAQNDQRTTFSTLSTSLKLDKGIARSQDLKLASQLVNVAGGGKIDLKQNIVDYTMDVQANPQEFSRLKGVNVPLKITGPINAPVYALDFNAMVKGKKTEGEKKQALKQQLQKQITTILP